A portion of the Segatella copri DSM 18205 genome contains these proteins:
- a CDS encoding AAA domain-containing protein yields the protein MEQISPIQALLQQRTLLQLEYYTEKEAFRKLTEQMGMQRKVKRGDAWFPLQVGKSFYNSLNQTAIEVFRTSDQDIEHNFEFGRPVMFFMVKKMGKNENQGNTALQQPENASDANHKVQNSNLKGQSIKYFSFTGTVSYVDGDRMVITVPDSAPLLDLQQSTEPIGVQLSFDETSYKLMFEALDRVMKAKNNRLAYLRDLFYSHQKAGRFSFEPMKFPWLNPTQERAVNEVLWAKDVAIVHGPPGTGKTTTLVEAINETLMRETQVLVCAQSNMAVDWISEKLVDRGINVLRIGNPTRVNDKMLGFTYERRFESHADYPQLWAIRKAIRELRKNRKKGSENYHQKMDRLKSRAAEIELRINAELFGEARVIACTLVGSAHHLLEGMKFGTLFIDEAAQALEAACWIPMRRASRVILAGDHCQLPPTVKSIAALRAGLGKTLMERIAENKPEVVTLLKIQYRMNDEIMRFSSDWFYGGKVESAPQIKYRSVLDYDHPITWIDTSNEENQITIEGEDAPEDSVSTSSSVSAANQNSDLNFKEQFVGESFGRINKAEAELTLLTLAEYFTKIGKQRVLEERIDVGIISPYRAQVQYLKKLIKKYEFFKPYRRLISVNTVDGFQGQERDVILISLVRSNDEGQIGFLKDLRRMNVAMTRARMKLIILGNKDTMTKHPFYKKLWEYVEAINNNE from the coding sequence ATGGAACAGATTTCACCAATTCAGGCATTATTGCAGCAACGCACCCTGCTCCAGCTGGAGTATTATACCGAGAAAGAAGCCTTCCGCAAGCTTACCGAACAGATGGGAATGCAGCGGAAGGTGAAACGAGGTGATGCCTGGTTCCCGCTACAGGTGGGAAAGAGCTTTTATAATTCGCTGAACCAGACAGCCATAGAGGTTTTCCGAACCTCTGACCAGGATATCGAGCACAATTTTGAGTTCGGTCGCCCCGTCATGTTCTTTATGGTCAAGAAGATGGGCAAGAATGAGAACCAGGGCAACACAGCCCTTCAGCAGCCAGAAAACGCTTCAGACGCTAATCATAAAGTTCAAAATTCAAATCTCAAAGGTCAAAGTATTAAATATTTTTCCTTTACGGGAACCGTAAGCTATGTGGATGGCGACAGAATGGTGATTACCGTTCCCGATTCTGCCCCATTGCTCGACTTGCAGCAATCTACGGAGCCAATCGGCGTGCAGCTATCCTTTGACGAAACCAGCTACAAACTGATGTTCGAGGCCTTGGACCGCGTGATGAAGGCGAAGAACAACCGTCTGGCTTATCTCCGCGATTTATTCTATTCTCATCAAAAGGCAGGAAGATTCTCCTTCGAACCGATGAAGTTCCCATGGCTCAACCCTACCCAAGAAAGAGCTGTGAACGAGGTGCTTTGGGCGAAGGACGTGGCGATTGTTCACGGACCTCCGGGAACCGGAAAGACTACAACCCTGGTGGAAGCCATCAACGAAACCCTGATGCGAGAGACTCAGGTGCTGGTGTGTGCACAGAGCAACATGGCGGTAGACTGGATATCAGAAAAACTGGTAGACAGAGGCATCAACGTGCTCCGTATCGGAAACCCGACCCGCGTGAACGACAAGATGCTGGGCTTCACCTACGAGCGCCGCTTTGAGAGCCATGCTGATTACCCTCAGCTTTGGGCAATCCGCAAGGCAATCAGGGAATTAAGAAAGAACAGAAAGAAGGGTAGCGAAAACTATCATCAGAAGATGGACAGGCTGAAGAGCCGTGCTGCCGAAATAGAACTCCGCATCAACGCAGAACTCTTTGGCGAGGCGCGTGTCATCGCCTGTACCCTGGTAGGCTCAGCCCATCATCTGCTGGAAGGCATGAAGTTCGGTACCCTCTTTATCGACGAGGCTGCGCAGGCTTTGGAAGCTGCCTGCTGGATTCCGATGAGAAGAGCCAGCCGGGTGATTCTGGCAGGCGACCATTGTCAGCTGCCGCCTACCGTAAAGAGTATTGCGGCATTAAGAGCCGGACTGGGCAAGACCCTGATGGAGCGCATCGCCGAAAACAAGCCGGAGGTGGTAACCCTGCTGAAAATCCAATACCGCATGAACGACGAAATCATGCGATTCTCCAGCGACTGGTTCTACGGGGGCAAGGTGGAGAGTGCGCCTCAGATCAAATACCGGAGCGTATTGGATTATGACCATCCGATAACGTGGATTGATACTTCGAACGAGGAGAATCAGATAACGATAGAAGGAGAAGATGCTCCTGAGGATTCTGTTTCCACATCATCTTCTGTATCTGCAGCCAATCAGAATTCTGATTTGAACTTCAAGGAACAGTTTGTGGGTGAGAGTTTCGGGCGTATCAACAAGGCAGAAGCCGAGCTTACCCTGCTGACTCTGGCGGAATACTTCACCAAGATAGGCAAACAGCGCGTTTTGGAGGAAAGAATCGATGTAGGCATCATTTCGCCTTACCGTGCCCAGGTACAATATCTCAAGAAGCTCATCAAGAAGTATGAGTTCTTCAAGCCTTACCGCCGCCTGATAAGCGTGAATACGGTAGATGGTTTCCAGGGGCAGGAAAGAGACGTGATCCTCATCTCCCTGGTACGTTCCAACGACGAGGGACAGATCGGATTCCTGAAAGACCTCCGCCGCATGAACGTGGCGATGACGAGAGCCCGAATGAAGCTCATCATCCTGGGCAACAAGGACACGATGACGAAACATCCTTTCTACAAGAAACTGTGGGAGTATGTGGAAGCTATCAACAACAACGAATAA
- a CDS encoding ATP-binding protein, which translates to MTKDLIKLLIIEYQAYVTQVELVHRDVELMDRLNYVFVGLRHAGKSYLMYQRIAQLLEQGHKQEEILYFNFEDDRIDSLDVTDLDLIKTCYEEMYDCRPIFFLDEVQLVDRWEKFARRLADQKYQVYITGSNAKMLSSEIATTLGGRYMIHEVYPYSFAEYLKASGIDVKAKNALYAYAKDIVRLSNIYFQHGGLPETVGMKEPRSWMSNLFSKIFFGDLVARYKIRNDYALRVMIRKMAESVKQPLSYSRIASIVSSTGKKLSTDATIDYVGYMADTWLILPYENLFGKLQDKESNRKYYFTDNGLLHLFLVDADTSLLENIVAVTLRRKYGDGSYFWNSRNAEVDFVIPEEELAIQVSYSMADPDTFRRETDGLIKLSSVQNVKRMIVVTKDEEDIVEKDGCRIEIIPLWKWLLEF; encoded by the coding sequence ATGACGAAGGATTTGATTAAATTACTGATAATTGAGTATCAGGCTTATGTTACTCAGGTAGAACTGGTTCATCGTGACGTAGAGCTCATGGATAGACTGAATTACGTGTTTGTAGGATTGAGACACGCAGGAAAATCGTATCTGATGTATCAGCGCATAGCACAGCTGCTGGAACAGGGGCATAAGCAGGAGGAAATCCTGTACTTCAACTTCGAGGATGACCGTATTGACTCCTTGGATGTGACCGACCTTGACCTGATAAAAACCTGTTATGAAGAAATGTATGACTGTCGACCTATCTTCTTCCTCGACGAGGTTCAGCTGGTAGATAGATGGGAAAAGTTTGCCCGCAGGTTAGCAGATCAGAAATATCAGGTTTACATCACGGGTAGTAATGCCAAGATGTTGAGCAGCGAGATAGCGACAACACTCGGTGGCAGGTACATGATACATGAGGTGTATCCCTATTCCTTTGCCGAATATCTGAAGGCAAGCGGTATTGATGTAAAGGCAAAGAATGCCCTCTATGCTTACGCTAAGGATATTGTAAGACTCTCTAATATCTATTTCCAGCATGGAGGTTTGCCTGAGACTGTGGGGATGAAGGAGCCGAGGTCGTGGATGAGCAATCTCTTCAGCAAAATCTTCTTCGGTGATTTGGTGGCTCGATATAAGATTCGTAATGACTATGCCCTGCGGGTAATGATTCGCAAGATGGCAGAAAGCGTGAAGCAGCCATTATCTTACAGCAGAATAGCCAGTATCGTGAGTAGTACCGGAAAAAAACTCAGTACGGATGCCACGATAGATTATGTCGGCTACATGGCTGACACCTGGCTCATTTTGCCGTATGAGAATTTGTTCGGAAAGTTGCAGGACAAGGAATCCAACCGCAAGTATTATTTTACGGACAATGGTTTGCTTCATCTTTTTCTTGTAGATGCAGACACTTCGTTGCTGGAAAACATAGTTGCCGTCACACTCAGGCGGAAATATGGTGACGGCAGCTATTTCTGGAACAGCAGGAATGCCGAGGTAGATTTTGTGATTCCGGAAGAAGAATTGGCCATACAGGTTTCCTACTCTATGGCAGATCCCGATACTTTCCGGCGGGAGACAGATGGGCTGATCAAGCTTTCTTCTGTCCAGAATGTCAAGCGGATGATTGTTGTGACAAAGGACGAGGAGGATATTGTAGAGAAGGATGGTTGCCGCATAGAGATAATCCCTCTATGGAAATGGCTGCTGGAATTCTGA
- a CDS encoding PfkB family carbohydrate kinase, which translates to MKDICCIGHVTKDKIVTPSSTVYMAGGTSFYFAYAINQLPKDVSFSLITAMDPTEKEPVEKMLKAGIDVTLNPSRNTVFFENIYGDNPNDRKQRVLAKADPFTIQQLEHVEAKVFHLGSLLSDDFSPEVVAFLAKKGKVSIDVQGYLREVRDEKVYAIDWKDKLDVLKNTYYLKVNETEMETITGLKDPKEAAKLIHAWGVAEVIITLGSEGSLVYVDDTFYDIPAYPPHEVVDATGCGDTYSAGYLYKRLQGANPVEAGKFAAAMCTIKLEHNGPFNRTIQDVGRVMK; encoded by the coding sequence ATGAAAGATATTTGTTGTATTGGGCACGTAACAAAGGATAAAATCGTGACCCCGAGCAGTACAGTTTACATGGCTGGCGGCACCTCTTTTTATTTTGCCTACGCCATCAACCAATTGCCAAAGGATGTAAGTTTCTCGCTCATTACGGCGATGGATCCTACCGAGAAGGAACCGGTTGAAAAGATGCTCAAGGCTGGAATAGACGTCACCTTGAACCCATCGCGCAATACGGTTTTCTTCGAGAATATCTATGGCGATAATCCTAACGACCGTAAGCAGCGTGTGCTTGCCAAGGCAGATCCTTTCACCATCCAGCAGCTGGAGCATGTAGAGGCCAAGGTCTTCCACCTGGGCAGTCTGCTGAGCGATGATTTCTCGCCAGAAGTGGTTGCCTTTCTTGCCAAGAAGGGAAAAGTTTCCATCGATGTGCAGGGATATCTGCGCGAGGTGAGAGACGAGAAAGTTTACGCCATCGACTGGAAGGACAAGCTCGATGTGCTCAAGAACACCTATTATCTGAAGGTGAACGAGACCGAGATGGAGACCATTACCGGGCTGAAGGACCCGAAGGAAGCCGCCAAGCTGATTCATGCCTGGGGCGTAGCCGAAGTGATCATCACCCTGGGTAGTGAGGGTTCGCTGGTTTATGTAGATGATACGTTCTACGACATTCCAGCCTATCCTCCTCATGAAGTAGTAGATGCTACCGGATGCGGCGATACCTATTCGGCAGGCTATCTCTACAAGCGCCTGCAGGGAGCCAATCCGGTAGAAGCCGGCAAGTTTGCGGCAGCCATGTGTACCATCAAACTGGAGCACAACGGACCATTCAACCGCACCATCCAGGACGTAGGACGCGTTATGAAATAA
- a CDS encoding ATP-binding protein: MFKRKIEKYLKEWKSDEHKMPLIIKGCRQCGKTFSVLDFAHKNYEHVVYIDFFQHPEYKSVFDGGLDIDLLCMTLSTLIPDAYFVSGKTCIIFDEIQECPRARTALKFFKTDGRYDVIGTGPLLGVSGYHTNASSEAPIPVGYETIIDMYPMDFEEWLWANGIKKMTIDYLHRCLEEKTPVQEAIHERMRQLLLQYCIVGGMPRAVSVFMETHNMQNVLRMQQAIIEEYKVDMLKYAPQADKSRIRECFESIPRQLSKENKKFAYATVRSYGRGRDYQGSLQWIEDAGIIRRCYNLSAPELPLDGNSIPNQFKVYMADTGLFISMLEPGTAADILQGNLYGYKGAIFENLVADIFGKMNRKLYYFRKDSGLEIDFVTRYEGKCTLVEVKASNGNIKSAKTILSNPEKYHVSQAIKLGDVNVGTAPQTLIFPLYMAFLLKNK; the protein is encoded by the coding sequence ATGTTTAAACGAAAAATCGAGAAATATCTCAAAGAATGGAAAAGTGATGAGCACAAAATGCCTCTCATCATCAAAGGATGTCGCCAATGCGGAAAGACATTCTCTGTACTCGATTTTGCCCATAAGAATTATGAGCATGTTGTGTATATTGACTTTTTCCAGCACCCAGAATACAAGTCGGTATTTGATGGTGGCCTGGACATCGATCTTCTCTGCATGACACTTTCTACCTTAATACCTGATGCCTATTTCGTATCGGGCAAGACCTGCATCATCTTTGACGAGATACAGGAATGCCCACGTGCTCGCACAGCCTTGAAATTCTTCAAGACTGATGGCAGATACGATGTCATCGGTACAGGTCCCCTGCTAGGAGTCAGCGGTTACCATACCAATGCTTCGTCAGAGGCTCCAATTCCTGTTGGTTACGAGACTATCATAGACATGTATCCAATGGATTTTGAGGAATGGCTCTGGGCAAATGGCATTAAGAAAATGACCATCGACTACCTGCATCGCTGCCTGGAAGAAAAGACTCCAGTACAAGAAGCCATCCACGAAAGAATGCGCCAACTGCTGCTACAATATTGCATTGTTGGCGGAATGCCAAGAGCCGTGAGCGTATTTATGGAAACTCATAATATGCAAAACGTGCTACGGATGCAGCAAGCCATCATCGAAGAATACAAAGTAGATATGCTGAAATATGCTCCACAAGCAGACAAGTCGAGAATCAGAGAATGCTTCGAGTCAATTCCGCGTCAACTGAGTAAGGAAAACAAGAAATTCGCATACGCCACAGTACGATCCTACGGAAGAGGACGTGACTATCAGGGCAGTTTGCAATGGATAGAAGATGCTGGCATTATCCGCCGTTGCTACAACCTGTCAGCGCCCGAACTTCCACTTGATGGCAACTCCATTCCCAACCAGTTTAAAGTTTACATGGCAGATACAGGGCTTTTCATCAGTATGCTCGAACCAGGAACGGCAGCTGACATTCTACAAGGCAATCTCTATGGATACAAGGGAGCCATTTTTGAAAATCTGGTAGCCGACATTTTTGGCAAGATGAATCGCAAACTCTATTATTTCCGCAAGGACTCGGGTTTGGAAATCGACTTTGTTACAAGATACGAAGGCAAATGCACGCTGGTAGAAGTAAAGGCGAGCAACGGAAACATTAAAAGTGCCAAGACCATCCTTTCGAACCCCGAAAAGTATCACGTATCTCAAGCCATCAAACTGGGAGATGTAAATGTGGGAACAGCCCCACAAACACTCATTTTTCCCCTCTACATGGCTTTTCTGCTGAAAAACAAATAA
- a CDS encoding RluA family pseudouridine synthase — MPERMNNPFSYEPHPLCIEACRELQDELSQRNDWREEIDRGKMFGVLIVEADNSKIGYLRAYSGQIGGRSDWEGFVPAVFDYLQPDGYFKVHEAEISEMNQQIRQFEANETLIKAKNLIDDLQQKRQEVIANYQTKIKEAKEKRDARRQEALSAGTPLSEEEEKAMIKESQFMKAELKRQKKSINEKTAYETLYENYEKDLKSAKQLRKQLSEELQQWLFSKFQMLNAEGESKDLLEIFKDEAVKIPPAGSGECCEPKLLQYAYQHGYKPLQMAMFWWGESPKEEIRHHLQFYPACNGKCKPILHWMLPKTVFETQQTETTIYNKVETLYEDRELAVIYKPEGLLSVPGKDAAQPSVYALMRRKYQEATGPLIVHRLDMATSGLMIIAKTEFAYHRLQKEFLNHRVQKKYVAIVCGKDKESCNRILKEAEGGRGYISLPLIADFLDRPRQMVNREQGKEAITEYEVLERIDDTHLRLALYPKTGRTHQLRVHCAHQEGLNAPIIGDPLYGNEPATRLHLHAEEITFEHPMTGKKMTVTRKADF; from the coding sequence ATGCCTGAAAGGATGAACAATCCATTCAGCTACGAACCTCATCCGCTCTGCATCGAAGCATGCAGGGAGCTGCAGGATGAACTCTCACAGCGAAACGACTGGCGGGAGGAAATAGACCGTGGAAAGATGTTCGGCGTACTTATCGTAGAAGCCGACAACAGTAAGATTGGCTATCTGAGAGCTTATAGCGGACAGATTGGCGGCAGAAGCGACTGGGAAGGTTTTGTGCCAGCCGTGTTCGATTATCTCCAACCCGACGGATATTTTAAGGTACATGAGGCTGAGATTTCGGAAATGAACCAGCAAATCAGACAGTTTGAAGCCAACGAAACCCTGATAAAGGCGAAAAACCTGATTGATGATTTGCAGCAAAAGCGCCAGGAAGTTATCGCAAACTATCAGACAAAGATAAAAGAAGCAAAGGAAAAGCGAGATGCAAGGCGCCAGGAAGCCCTTTCGGCAGGAACGCCCCTGAGCGAGGAAGAGGAGAAAGCGATGATAAAAGAGAGCCAGTTTATGAAGGCAGAACTGAAGAGGCAGAAAAAGTCGATAAACGAAAAGACGGCATACGAAACGCTATATGAAAACTACGAAAAGGATTTGAAAAGTGCGAAACAGCTCCGCAAACAGTTATCTGAAGAACTTCAGCAATGGCTGTTTTCGAAATTCCAGATGCTGAATGCGGAAGGAGAAAGCAAGGACCTGCTGGAGATTTTCAAGGACGAGGCGGTTAAGATTCCACCTGCCGGAAGTGGAGAATGCTGCGAGCCGAAACTCCTGCAATACGCTTACCAGCATGGCTACAAGCCTCTGCAGATGGCGATGTTCTGGTGGGGAGAGAGTCCAAAAGAAGAAATCAGACATCATCTTCAGTTTTATCCTGCCTGCAACGGAAAATGCAAACCGATACTACATTGGATGCTGCCTAAAACAGTCTTTGAAACCCAACAGACCGAAACTACTATATATAATAAGGTGGAAACGCTCTACGAAGACCGTGAACTGGCAGTCATCTATAAGCCCGAAGGTTTACTCTCGGTTCCGGGGAAAGATGCAGCCCAGCCTTCCGTCTACGCTCTGATGCGCAGAAAATATCAGGAAGCTACCGGTCCGCTCATCGTCCATCGTCTGGACATGGCAACAAGCGGACTGATGATTATTGCCAAGACCGAGTTTGCCTATCATCGCCTGCAGAAGGAGTTTCTGAATCATCGGGTTCAGAAGAAGTATGTAGCCATCGTTTGCGGAAAAGACAAGGAATCGTGCAACCGGATTCTGAAAGAAGCTGAAGGCGGAAGAGGTTACATCTCGCTCCCCCTGATAGCAGATTTCCTAGACCGTCCACGACAGATGGTAAACCGCGAACAGGGCAAGGAAGCCATTACAGAATACGAGGTTCTAGAGCGTATAGACGATACCCATCTTCGCCTAGCGCTCTATCCGAAAACGGGCAGAACGCACCAGCTGAGAGTGCATTGTGCTCATCAGGAAGGTCTGAATGCCCCTATCATCGGCGATCCGCTCTACGGCAACGAGCCGGCAACAAGACTGCATCTTCATGCAGAGGAAATCACATTTGAGCACCCGATGACAGGAAAGAAGATGACTGTAACAAGAAAGGCTGATTTCTAA
- a CDS encoding putative transporter: MMWFDNLINVHSAVQGIVILSLICTLGLALGKIHVKGISLGIAFVFFVGIIAGHLGISIDQNMLEFAESFGLTMFVYVLGLYVGPNFFGSMRHEGISLNLWSLAVILVGTLFSLGLCWILPISLPDMMGILCGATTNTPALGAAQQALQQLGLPSEGAALGCAVTYPLGVVGVILAMMLLRKLFVKPEDLEIRNNDDDDHTSIGQYVIVNPALNGNTIAEITMMTHRKFIISRVWRGDQVIVPQADTVLHTNDNVLVVTNKEEVSAMQILFGKKVDKEWNNDKVDWNAIDAKVESRIIVVTRPGLNGKRLGSLQMRNSYGVNVSRVLRGDIRLLATDDLRLQYGDRLTVVGDPTSIDHVEQFLGNAVKTLNEPNLGAIFLGIILGLAVGTIPLDIPGMTAPVRLGIAGGPIVMGILIGALGPRVHFISYMTRSAGLMLRELGLALYLGCLGLAAGGQFFETVVRPEGLMWVGIGFLITVVPVVIVGLIILKSKKYDFGSICGILCGSMANPMALTYANETLDGDTPSISYATVYPLGMFIRVVIAQVIVMFFV; the protein is encoded by the coding sequence ATTATGTGGTTTGATAATTTAATCAACGTGCATTCGGCGGTGCAAGGCATCGTCATCCTGTCTTTGATTTGTACTTTGGGTCTTGCTCTCGGCAAGATTCATGTCAAAGGAATCTCTCTTGGCATAGCCTTCGTATTCTTCGTGGGTATTATAGCGGGGCATCTAGGAATCTCTATTGACCAGAACATGCTGGAGTTTGCAGAAAGCTTCGGCCTTACCATGTTTGTGTATGTGCTGGGTCTTTATGTGGGTCCTAACTTCTTCGGTTCGATGCGTCACGAAGGCATTTCGCTCAATCTCTGGAGTCTGGCTGTCATCCTGGTGGGAACCTTGTTCTCGCTCGGCTTGTGCTGGATTTTGCCAATCAGTCTGCCTGATATGATGGGCATCCTGTGTGGCGCCACAACCAATACGCCTGCCCTTGGTGCTGCCCAGCAGGCGTTACAGCAGTTGGGCTTGCCTAGCGAAGGTGCGGCTCTGGGCTGTGCCGTTACTTATCCGTTGGGTGTTGTGGGCGTTATCCTGGCGATGATGCTCTTGCGCAAACTCTTTGTGAAACCGGAAGATCTGGAGATTCGCAATAATGATGATGACGACCATACGTCTATCGGACAATATGTAATCGTGAATCCTGCCCTGAACGGCAATACCATAGCAGAGATTACGATGATGACGCATCGCAAGTTCATCATCTCCCGTGTGTGGAGAGGCGACCAGGTGATAGTTCCTCAGGCTGATACGGTACTTCATACGAATGATAATGTGCTCGTGGTTACCAATAAGGAAGAGGTCTCGGCGATGCAGATTCTCTTCGGAAAGAAGGTGGATAAGGAGTGGAATAATGATAAGGTAGACTGGAATGCGATTGATGCGAAGGTAGAAAGCCGTATTATCGTTGTTACCCGTCCGGGACTGAACGGCAAGCGCCTGGGCAGTCTGCAGATGCGAAATTCTTATGGCGTGAATGTGAGCCGTGTGCTTCGTGGTGATATCCGTCTGCTTGCTACAGATGACCTCCGTCTGCAGTACGGAGACCGACTGACGGTAGTTGGCGACCCTACGAGTATCGACCATGTAGAGCAGTTTCTGGGTAATGCCGTAAAGACCCTGAATGAGCCGAACCTCGGCGCTATCTTCCTCGGAATCATTCTCGGTCTTGCCGTAGGAACCATTCCTCTGGATATTCCTGGAATGACGGCTCCTGTGCGTCTGGGTATTGCCGGCGGTCCTATCGTGATGGGTATTCTGATTGGTGCGCTGGGGCCTCGTGTGCATTTCATCTCTTACATGACGCGAAGTGCGGGTCTGATGCTGCGAGAACTGGGTCTTGCCCTCTATCTCGGTTGTCTGGGATTGGCGGCTGGTGGACAGTTCTTCGAGACGGTAGTCCGTCCGGAAGGTTTGATGTGGGTAGGCATCGGTTTCCTTATCACGGTTGTGCCTGTGGTTATTGTAGGTCTCATCATCCTGAAGTCCAAGAAGTATGACTTCGGCAGTATCTGCGGAATCCTCTGTGGAAGTATGGCGAATCCGATGGCGCTTACTTACGCCAACGAGACGCTGGATGGCGATACGCCAAGTATCAGTTATGCTACGGTTTATCCGCTCGGCATGTTTATCAGAGTGGTGATAGCTCAGGTTATCGTGATGTTCTTTGTCTGA
- a CDS encoding tetratricopeptide repeat protein, with product MQIKNGLCLLCIFALMLLLAACSHRQKDDELWHKDIDEFVSGHQSLMQSHPDSMIMLIRNFKCEGNPDKSDQWKKLLIAKCYYMKGADVQCQLLIDSVNAYCKQTPDNRILSYADNLQGILLLVSGKRKEALIYYEKAYHEIMNLDSCGEAIDVCINIADASRQMGKLADASSWYRRAYFLADSLNQHEAQNSILSGLGQVYNDLQNYQLAHHYFQKAERLYPPKNPKDVHFFYNSWGNVYSSQEKPAEALKCFLKAQKATRQMEQPLATAIVDANLGQTYLELNRLDSAQKYLTLTTKFFFAQPSMQSDVQFYVDGLNASLALKQDSLAKATEILNKPYDLSKMSPNYLYLYHKGLAALCERKGQYAKALQYQKLMNQYDDSLRNATMVSNVQENELRFKQDTAIVRRDLSLSTTQAEVRSFRVILLLIIGLLVMSVLALIAFIRYKWMRSKHQHHEEMNRMMALKMENVRNRFSPHFVFNVLNIFVSNLPKGVNVKPLQLLIQVLRAYLLSCDKMAVSLEEELQMVTSYSTLRHETNPFLPMPQFHVAKDVDMKFMLPSMIIQIPVENALKHAFVGMKETEDKPLLDVNIWVEDDMLRIDVTDNGCGVSGTVGKKKKNCAASTGTGLRILNSTIEMLNASNERKMFFKMQSNRGTSEEEGGTRNRGICVSIGVPCNYDYNVFK from the coding sequence ATGCAGATTAAGAACGGACTGTGCCTTCTGTGCATATTCGCTCTTATGCTGTTGCTTGCCGCTTGTTCTCATCGGCAGAAGGATGATGAGTTGTGGCATAAAGATATCGATGAATTTGTGTCCGGTCACCAATCTCTCATGCAGAGTCATCCTGATTCGATGATCATGCTGATAAGAAATTTCAAATGTGAAGGTAATCCCGATAAAAGCGATCAATGGAAAAAATTATTAATAGCTAAATGTTATTATATGAAGGGGGCTGATGTCCAATGCCAGTTGTTGATAGATTCGGTTAACGCTTATTGCAAACAAACTCCTGACAACAGAATTCTTTCTTATGCTGATAATCTGCAAGGCATACTTTTACTGGTTTCCGGCAAGAGGAAGGAGGCTTTAATTTATTATGAGAAAGCTTATCATGAAATCATGAACCTTGACAGTTGCGGCGAGGCGATTGATGTATGTATCAATATTGCCGATGCGTCAAGACAGATGGGTAAGCTGGCGGATGCTTCTTCCTGGTACCGCCGTGCCTATTTCCTGGCAGATTCTCTGAATCAGCATGAAGCCCAGAATAGTATTCTCTCAGGACTGGGACAGGTTTATAATGATTTGCAGAACTATCAGCTGGCGCATCATTATTTCCAGAAGGCTGAACGCCTGTATCCGCCAAAGAATCCGAAAGATGTTCATTTCTTTTACAACAGTTGGGGAAATGTGTACAGCAGTCAGGAAAAACCGGCTGAGGCTCTGAAATGCTTTCTGAAGGCTCAAAAGGCTACACGGCAGATGGAACAGCCCCTGGCGACGGCTATTGTTGATGCTAATCTCGGGCAGACTTATCTGGAACTCAACCGGTTGGATTCTGCACAGAAATATCTGACTCTTACCACGAAATTCTTCTTTGCCCAGCCCTCCATGCAGAGCGATGTGCAATTCTATGTGGATGGATTGAATGCATCTCTGGCTCTGAAGCAGGATAGTCTGGCGAAGGCTACTGAGATTTTGAACAAGCCATACGATCTCTCCAAGATGTCGCCTAATTATCTTTACCTTTATCATAAGGGACTGGCGGCTCTTTGTGAGCGCAAGGGACAATATGCCAAGGCTCTGCAATATCAGAAACTGATGAATCAGTACGACGATTCGCTCCGTAATGCCACGATGGTTTCGAATGTTCAGGAGAATGAATTGAGATTCAAGCAGGATACGGCCATCGTTCGCCGTGATTTATCCCTTAGCACCACGCAAGCAGAGGTAAGATCCTTTAGAGTCATCTTGCTCCTGATTATCGGCTTGCTGGTAATGAGCGTGTTGGCTCTCATCGCTTTCATCCGTTACAAATGGATGCGCAGCAAGCATCAGCATCATGAGGAGATGAACCGGATGATGGCTCTGAAGATGGAGAATGTGCGCAATCGTTTCTCGCCTCATTTTGTATTTAATGTGCTCAATATCTTTGTCTCTAATCTTCCGAAGGGGGTTAATGTCAAACCGCTTCAGCTCCTGATACAGGTACTGCGTGCCTACTTGCTTTCTTGCGATAAGATGGCAGTAAGTTTGGAAGAAGAACTGCAGATGGTGACGAGCTATTCTACTCTTCGCCATGAAACCAATCCGTTCCTTCCGATGCCTCAGTTCCATGTTGCCAAGGATGTGGATATGAAGTTCATGCTGCCGTCTATGATTATCCAGATTCCTGTAGAGAATGCTTTGAAACATGCTTTTGTGGGAATGAAAGAGACGGAAGATAAGCCTTTGCTGGATGTAAACATCTGGGTTGAGGACGATATGCTCCGCATAGATGTTACAGACAACGGATGTGGAGTTTCGGGTACCGTTGGCAAGAAAAAGAAAAATTGTGCTGCCAGTACGGGAACCGGATTGAGAATTCTGAACAGTACCATCGAAATGCTTAATGCAAGCAACGAACGCAAGATGTTTTTCAAGATGCAGAGCAACAGAGGAACATCAGAAGAGGAGGGTGGTACCAGGAATAGAGGAATATGTGTAAGTATCGGAGTTCCATGTAATTACGATTATAATGTCTTTAAGTAA